In the Castor canadensis chromosome 1, mCasCan1.hap1v2, whole genome shotgun sequence genome, CTGGCTAAGTCTATATTCAGAACTTTGTacacaaatttatttataatttgtagCTGAACTTACATCTACTAGATGCAACATTATGCTACATGTGTAAATCTAGATTTTAAATACTAGTACTCTaacatcttggttgttttaaCCAGTGATTCTTAGTCTTTTCATCTCATAAATCACCAGTCCTTTCTTGAGcacttgctatgtgccaggcccCAATAAATCTGGAGGATGCATAAATGAATCAGACACATTTTGTGCCCTCTAGAAGGTTGGAATCTACCACCAAAAGCAACGTAGATTGAAATATCTGCAATAGTCAGGTAAGTGCTTTAATATGCGTAGCTATTATACTGCAGGTGCAGAAGTGGGGCTGATAATATTCCAACTTTTACCTTTGGGGTCATCCTTTGAACTAACCCTCACCTGGAGAGTTATCATTTACTGAGGTTCTGGgataacttgtttttatttttaaccagTGGAAGACTTCACAACTCAGAATGTAAGAGTTTTGCTAATTTAGTTATGTTTGCACCTTGATCCTTTATTGGTTCTTGCCTTCACCCCTGCTGATTATGCTCCCACTATGTCCATTAGGTCCAGTATGAAGCAGCTGCCATATTTTTTCGAACATTAGATCACTTTCTTGGAtcattatttcttaaacattATCAAAACAAATTGTTTCTGCCTTGTTACATTTACCAGATTTTGCTCTTATTGTTTCAACTTGTCTTATTTCTCCAGTGAGCTTCTTGAAAATAGGGCTTTCCATTTTCCTGAGGCTACAATTTTAGTATAGTGCAagacataaaaaataatgaactgAGGCTTTAAAAAAACCTTGGACTCTATACTTGTGTCCAGAAAATGTTCGATTTTTTTGTTATCTAAATTTATATTCCAGATAggatcaataaatttaaaatttaagcgTAACATTGAAGAAATAGTTATATTGAGGCACGATACTTCTTACATTCTCCCATAGTGGCATCCAAAATACTTTTCTTGATGCACCTTTAGAAACCATTTCACTTTAGATAGCAACAAAAATGGGGTAACATATCACTTATGAATTACCAGCTATGACACTACTTAAAtggattattttatatttttgtccatGTTGATGTTCTATACACTACATTTTAGACTTcctaattgaaagaaaaatatgtttactGATCTTTTAATACCTATTACTACCTATAAGTACAAACAAAAAGTAGACATACAATCACAGGTGTGCTGATAACCCAAATCTCTTGGGATAGGTAGTTGTTCTCATCTGTAATGTTTGCCAATTCCCATTGTATAAACAAAGTGGAAAGAGTTGTAGACAAAATGGCTCTTGCAAGCTGATGCGTGCTGGCTTCAAACACTGCTGCACCTAGTGTTTGTGAGACTCAGGGAACATCTCTCCTATCTATCACCACTTTCCCAGATGCCATAAAATTGATATGGCTCTTATCAAGCCTCCatatccattttgctctgatttttcTCTATCATTTTGTACAACTGATATTTCAAGAGTCTGGCTGCCTCTTAAATGAAAATAGTTACCCAGAGTCCCTGTTCAGGAACCAAACATTTTGGGTCTAGCTCTATATAACCTCTTATAGGCTGCTCACCTTAGTTCTCTGGTTGATTAAAGTAGTCATGTGTATCTTTCATGATATTTGTAAAACTTGGAATGTTAGGAAAACCACCATGAGTGTGTTGACTTTCCTGTTGAGAAGGGAGAATAGATTTCATTAAACTCCTACGGTATCCCAAATTTCCTTCCATTCTACTTGATGATCTTTCTTGTTTCCGATGTTCTCATTTCCTGTATAACACAAGCAAATATCCCTAATTCCTGAAACTTTCCTTCTGACTGTCCTGCATTGTATCACATGCATATATGCCATGAACTATTTATTTCCATCTTTTGTTTTATGGATCAGctatgaaaaataagctaaagtatACAATGAAAAGGCTACCACTAGATGTGGTAGCCTACCAGATGTGATAGGCTACCACTATCACATCTGGATAGTAACAGTAGGAGTGGGAAAGTGTATTCATTTTACAGAAAGAGAGAGGCTTAAGGAGCAAAAGTAGAGGAACTATTAATAACACACTTCGTATAATCACTAGGAGACCCATCTGAATGACTCTGGAATTAGTAAGAATTGTAGTGTACCTGAGAGGGTCACAGATTGCTACATAGCGGTCAAAAGCCATAGCCACGAGCACACCAGATTCCGTAAAAGTAAATCCATGAAGAAAAAACATCTGGATAATGCAGGCATCTAGAGTGATTTCTCTTGCATTAAACCAGAGGATACCCAGTGTTGTTGACATTGTAGAAACAGTCAAGCCCAGGTCGGTGGCTGACAGCATGGAGAGGAAATAGTACATGGGTTCATGGAGACTGTGCTGGGTAGTAATGACAAACAGGATCATGCTGTTCCCAGAGAGGGCAATGGCATAAAAACAGCAGAAGGGGATGGAGAGCCAGGCATGGGCAGACTCCAGGCCAGGAATGCCAGTCAACAGGAAAGTTGGGAATTGAGATGTCACATTGAGAATTTCATGTTTTACTGGATTTGTAGTATTTATCCGTACAATGTTCCCATCctataaaagtaataaattacttttattttattttattatagaaatgtATTTAGATAAATACTTAATTCAAAGTATTACCCAATGTTATAGAAAAGTTCTCTATcacataaaaattgtaaataacaTTTAATATTCATCTATCCATCATAATTAGGAACATTTGGCAATGATACAAGGATTTTTACCTTTAAACCAAAAATGTTCATAATTTcacatgttttgaaatatgttattttttatattgataGATTTTTTAGCTCAACCGGATTTGACGTATAAAGATGTAGTTATTTATTAGAATGTAGAAAACAGTAATTTCTCTGATGTGGGAAACGCACATGCTAAAGACACAGAGAAACCATTGCATCGATTTTGGGTATGTTGTATGTAAGATGAGTAAAAGAAATCTACTTAATGATATCCATGTGTTTACAGTGGATCTGCGGGTTTGAATCTATAGGCAGAGATTTCTACATTTTTGTTGCTATCATACTTGGGAAATTATCattgtatttctcttattttaatcCCATGGTATTGGTGAGCAACCACAGAGCCTAGATTATTAAGAGAAGACCAATGAAACCAGAGCTATGGAGATGTTGTAGGTAAGGACTTGCCCCTTCAACCAAGGTGAGTCTGGACAGCTTTGTGGGAACTATATAAACCAAAAGAACATGGTGTCATGGCTGAGTGTTATGTGGATAACATTGTTCAATTGCTTCAACAGTGAAGTCTGCTAAGGTTTTAATattcaaatgcaaattaaagcattTTATTGATCCTGAAAAAGCAGGTGAACTTGAGGGAATGAGCATCAACAACACTTGACAGTGGCTTGAGGTATGAATGGAAAAGTAAGTACCCAAGGTAGGGTATATTTTATTTCCCAAAACATGGCATTAAAGGCAAGGAGATAAATATACTGTGACCGAAGTCTATAAGTGGATGAAAGATTTTTGAAAGAGGGGAAGACTTAGAggaatgaataaatttataaacTGAGGTTAGAGATCAAAATAGACTGAAAATATTCAGAGAGGATTTGTTATATAAAAGTCCTTGAGAAAGTACAAGAGGTTGAATAGAATATGGTAGtaattagcttttaaaaaatgaagatcaaCATTTCCATTGACCCCTGAGAGTAAGTATAAAATGGGTAAGTGGTGGAGAATCATGTGAGGGAATTATTAGCCAATGTCTACCTTTCTCTCTTTGAATtgcagggaagggagagagagagaggggagttACTGCTATATAAGAAGTATAAAGTGATAGATGTTGGTTTACAGATAAGATAGAATTTTTTTAGTAGACAGGGTATGAAAGGGACTTGTGACTTTGTATAAAATTAGATGTTATAGAGCCTTGTTCAGTTAGAATTCTAAAAATATAGGCTTTcattgttaaaataaattatagcaaAACTACTTATGATGTTAACATTTTGCAATTGAGCCTTAAAAAATACTATGTGAAAGAGTGTGGCGTTTACTTCATGGTAGCAAATACTCTGAAATAAGCATACATATTATCATTGTTTTCATGCAAGTTTTTATAGTTTCTGTTAAATCTCTAGTTTCTTGAGTTTCACTTCTATCtcagaaattttattaaaatatttagctaTAATTTGTTAGATAATGTTATATAGATTTCTAAGGATAGGATGGAAGACTCTAATGTCATCTTGTTTTTCTGTTAGCCAAGTAATAAGCAAAGCACAAAGTCAGCAAAATGAATTTCAAACCACCTTACCAGCATCATAGGGAAAGAGGAGTCTTCTTTGTCTTTAGTAGTAGAGAGAGTACACACTGGTTTTGGAGCTATATACTTTATAGTAAGCTGGGATTGAGCAGTGGAATTACAGTAAAATGAAGATGTCTCTGGGGCCATggataaagaaaagccaaaatccCTTTCTCTCCATCTATAAATACTATGGGATCCCAGAAGAATTTAAGCTACTAACTCAAGTGAACAATGGCACTAAGGGAccttaaatttaaataaaggaaaCAGAATCAAACATATGAGAATGGTCttacatattaatattttctatttctagaaaGTCATCCAACCAAGGAtggaaaatatttagaataaaatctGCATGCATACTAAACATGTTGTGACTTTTACCTTGCCATTATTCACTAAACAATGCAATCTAACTATTTACATATCTTTTACATTATATGAGGCATTATAAATAATTGAGAGATGATTTAATGTATACAGAATGATGTTCATGGGCTATGGGGAAAGACCACACCATTTTACATAAATGTTGTAGTATCGGTGCATTTTGGTGTGTGTATGAGGGTCTTAGAACCAATTTGTAATAGATGCTTCAGGATGATTGTAAATGGTAAGTTTATACATTGTTCTAGGTCCTGGGAAATAGAGAGATTCATATGATTGTCTCTGGATTATAAATGTTAAGTGAGGACAACAAATCTAACCTCTGTTTATTGGAATAATTATAGTggcaatgaagaaaaaggaaaaacgtCTCCCCAGTCTCTTGACTCCTATGCATATATTGCCATATTGATGCATAAGGAATATGATAAACTAATTCTCAAATCTATCTTCCTACAGATAGATACCCACTAGTTTTATCCAGAGAATGGGTCGTTTCCTGATAACCTGATGTACTAAGTGGGATATATTGTGCTAGCGTGTGGGGTCTCTCAGGTGGATGGCAAGTACACATGGTCATGTGGACTTGACCTCTTACTTGCTCTTTTTCTGCTGTAGTCAGTTCAAAGTTCTAGTTTTGTGGGGGAAGTTTGGCCATACTTGTCCATATGGGCAGTTGAGTAATGGATGCAGATCATTCTATAGTCTGACAGTTGTAGGTTCATAGAAAAGAAGATTCATACCCAAACATTGTGTCTCTCCTTCATAGAGAAGCCAAGCACTGTCAGAGGGATTGTTATGCTTGTCAGGATACGACTATCAGCATAGATGGATGTATTAATAAATtgatctattttttattattattcctatgCATTCTTCTTTTAGAAATTTCAGTGCGGAAGGTGTGACATGTTTAATTCAAGCACTGTAACTACATGACAGATTCCATCAATTATTTATAGTGATATTTCAACaaggaaaatggactaagatCAAATCATACAAACTTTGAGCCAGTGCAAAAGAACACAAGCATTCATCAGTATTGCCCTCAAATATCTTACAATCTAATGAGGGTTTCCATAGGAATTCTTGATCagattacaaaataataaaatagttccTGATTATCACTGACTATTTATATTCAAGTCCTTGTGTAATCTTCTCCTCATGAGTTTAGGTAGGATCTGTGACTTTCTTGTAAATCATAGAATACAGCAAAGGGGATAGGATATTATTTCTATGCTTATGTCATCCTGGCTCTGAGGACACAGCTGCCAGGTTGTCAGGCCCATGTGGGAAAGAACTGAGTGTAGCCAACAACTAGCCAGGAACTAAATGTGGACTTTTCTAGCCAATAGCTATCATGAAATTGAATTCTTCAATTAAACAGGCCACAAGGAACTTATGGAATCCTGCTAATAACTATGAATGCTTGGAAAAATATCCTTTCCCTTTTGAGACTGAAATGAGACTCTAGACTATGTTTTTAAGAGGACTCAGCTAAGCTGCACCAGACTATTAGAgaagatgagagaaaaaatgtttgTGTTTACGGTACCACTTAAGagtttaaagaaatatattttgattgtttttcaatAGCCAACCATCTCTGAATTTTAATACACATAGAAATAGTAACACACAGAGTGATATTTGCCTCTGTTCCAAGTGATATATCAATACAATTTCTTGAGCTTTTGAAATTATTGTGGCCAAAGACTGCATTGTTTACCCATAATGCATCAAATGAAACACTGAGAACATATCTGGAAACAGTATAGAAAGCAAACAaccatttattaaattataaatatttaatagaaaaatactatAATCACCTACATGCAGTAAGCTGTGCAGTTT is a window encoding:
- the LOC141424582 gene encoding olfactory receptor 51F1-like; its protein translation is MDSSTKVRWATLQDSAVCRLVNFRSDYSMADISSSVVSCCLLGSWVLSGKGTGVPKGDLDGNIVRINTTNPVKHEILNVTSQFPTFLLTGIPGLESAHAWLSIPFCCFYAIALSGNSMILFVITTQHSLHEPMYYFLSMLSATDLGLTVSTMSTTLGILWFNAREITLDACIIQMFFLHGFTFTESGVLVAMAFDRYVAICDPLRYTTILTNSRVIQMGLLVIIRSVLLIVPLLLLLKPLSFCKMNTLSHSYCYYPDVIVVAYHIW